The Magnolia sinica isolate HGM2019 chromosome 9, MsV1, whole genome shotgun sequence genome contains a region encoding:
- the LOC131256114 gene encoding uncharacterized protein LOC131256114: MARVACIQHFRFLRAVAWKGYHSESSICGSKEVAHRERGGSERFDCHVDSPGRQTWVPHQRTGFYYPKGHEKIMDDVLIEAANKCMEIHPFSCSKDARALSSD; encoded by the exons ATGGCCAGAGTCGCTTGTATCCAACACTTCAGGTTTCTCag GGCAGTTGCGTGGAAAGGTTACCACAGCGAAAGCTCGATCTGCGGGTCGAAAGAAGTGGCGCATAGAGAGAGAGGCGGATCGGAGAGGTTCGACTGCCACGTGGATAGTCCCGGCAGAcagacgtgggtcccacatcaacggACAGGATTTTACTATCCGAAGGGCCACGAGAAGATCATGGACGACGTACTAATCGAAGCTGCTAACAAGTGCATGGAAATTCATCCTTTCTCTTGTAGCAAAGATGCGCGCGCTCTCTCCTCTGACTAA